From one Suicoccus acidiformans genomic stretch:
- the spxB gene encoding pyruvate oxidase gives MTEKMVKAGVAALQVLEGWGVDTIYGIPSGTLNSLMDALADDSHQIDFIQVKHEEVGAMAAVMQQKFGGKLGVAVGSGGPGASHLINGLYDAYMDGIPVVAILGSRPQKELNMDAFQELNQMPMYDHIAVYNRRVAYAEQLPKLVDEAARHALAYNGVAVLEVPGDFGFVEIPEDSYYSSGPSYQEPAPIPADEERIQAAADILAQAERPVIYAGIGTMGVGDKVMELSRKLKAPLITTGKNFETFQWNYEGLLGSIYRVGWKPANEAILEADTVLFVGSNFPFAEIGGTFRNIERFIQIDNNPAMLGKRHAADVAILADAGLALDALLAVIDEVEETPWWRANIASAKNWRDYLTKLETKEAGNLQFYQVYHAINKYADTDAIYSIDVGNVTQTSIRHLKMTPANMWRTSPLFATMGIALPGGIAAKRTYPERQVWNLMGDGAFSMTYPDVVTNVRYDLPVIHVVFANNEYAFIKNKYEDTNETTFGTDFTDVDYAKVGEAQGAVGLTVNRIEEIDRIVEEAVALNKAGRTVVIDAKITQDRPIPVEELQLDPKLYTEEEITAYKAKYEAEALKPFREYLEAEGLASRYIS, from the coding sequence ATGACAGAAAAGATGGTAAAAGCCGGTGTTGCAGCTTTACAGGTATTAGAAGGCTGGGGTGTAGATACGATATATGGTATTCCATCAGGAACTCTTAATTCCTTGATGGATGCACTCGCAGATGATTCACATCAGATTGACTTTATTCAAGTCAAGCACGAAGAAGTAGGCGCAATGGCTGCTGTGATGCAGCAGAAGTTTGGTGGTAAACTTGGGGTCGCTGTGGGGTCGGGTGGACCTGGGGCGTCTCATTTAATTAATGGCTTATATGATGCGTACATGGACGGGATTCCTGTTGTAGCTATCTTAGGCTCACGTCCGCAAAAGGAACTCAATATGGATGCTTTCCAAGAATTAAACCAAATGCCGATGTACGATCATATTGCAGTATATAATCGCCGGGTGGCTTATGCCGAGCAGTTGCCGAAGTTGGTTGATGAAGCTGCCAGACACGCCCTGGCTTATAATGGCGTAGCAGTCTTAGAAGTGCCTGGTGACTTTGGCTTCGTTGAAATCCCGGAAGACAGTTATTACTCATCTGGACCAAGCTATCAAGAACCTGCCCCAATTCCAGCAGATGAAGAGCGCATTCAAGCAGCTGCTGACATTCTTGCTCAAGCCGAACGTCCGGTAATTTATGCAGGAATAGGGACAATGGGCGTAGGCGATAAAGTAATGGAACTTTCCCGGAAATTGAAGGCTCCGTTGATTACTACCGGGAAGAACTTTGAAACCTTCCAATGGAATTATGAAGGGCTTCTTGGCTCGATTTACCGGGTAGGGTGGAAGCCAGCCAATGAAGCTATTTTAGAAGCCGATACAGTACTCTTTGTAGGCTCAAACTTCCCTTTTGCCGAAATTGGAGGAACTTTCCGGAATATTGAACGATTTATTCAAATTGATAATAATCCGGCCATGCTGGGTAAACGTCACGCAGCGGATGTTGCGATTCTGGCGGACGCTGGCCTTGCCTTGGATGCCCTTCTAGCAGTAATTGATGAAGTAGAAGAGACGCCTTGGTGGCGAGCAAATATTGCGAGTGCTAAGAATTGGCGCGACTACTTAACGAAATTAGAGACGAAGGAAGCCGGCAATTTGCAATTCTACCAAGTATACCATGCAATCAATAAATATGCTGATACAGATGCGATTTACTCCATTGATGTTGGGAACGTAACGCAGACATCAATTCGTCATTTGAAAATGACGCCAGCAAATATGTGGCGGACATCACCACTTTTTGCAACGATGGGTATTGCTTTACCAGGGGGTATTGCAGCGAAGCGGACTTATCCTGAGCGCCAAGTATGGAATCTAATGGGTGATGGGGCATTCTCCATGACTTATCCTGATGTGGTGACGAATGTGCGCTATGATTTACCGGTGATTCATGTGGTCTTTGCTAATAATGAATATGCCTTCATTAAGAACAAGTATGAGGATACGAATGAGACCACGTTTGGGACGGACTTTACGGATGTTGATTACGCTAAGGTTGGTGAGGCCCAAGGAGCTGTCGGTCTGACAGTCAATCGTATTGAGGAGATTGATCGTATCGTGGAAGAGGCAGTTGCTTTAAATAAGGCAGGCCGAACCGTTGTCATTGATGCTAAAATTACGCAAGATCGACCTATTCCTGTTGAGGAATTACAACTAGATCCTAAGCTATACACGGAAGAAGAAATTACGGCTTATAAAGCGAAATATGAAGCCGAAGCATTGAAGCCTTTCCGAGAGTACCTTGAGGCAGAAGGTTTAGCAAGTCGTTATATTTCATAA
- a CDS encoding sugar-binding transcriptional regulator, translating into MQDILTVLSALMPEYEEELIQRLDLLRLLSQQNKRLGRRHLAELLHTTERPLRTILQALKATGIVDINSRGVMLTERGLEVLNHAEYLTYEAQRRPFYQAEQGLRDRLGIPNCVIVPSKGLDEARVFEAMGQATEEVLLNHLHAAKAVIAVTGGATLSHISHGFSKRLSEGRQVTFVPTRGGLSASVEIQSTSVGSMMAQATGGDYVPLYMPENIDLATSEKLLEEPSIAQVLDQGKHADCLLLSVGTAEVMAERRNLNPSQQAEICEQGAVGEAFGTFFDKQGQVVLKYPRVGMQLEDLANIPLVTTIVAGSDKAEAIKAFAQLSPRLDWLICDESLAETVLNGVTLLK; encoded by the coding sequence ATGCAAGACATTCTGACAGTGCTCTCTGCACTTATGCCCGAATATGAGGAAGAACTGATACAAAGATTAGACCTGCTACGTCTTCTATCCCAGCAAAATAAGCGTTTGGGACGTCGGCACTTAGCCGAATTACTGCATACGACGGAGCGGCCTTTGCGAACCATTCTGCAAGCCTTGAAAGCAACAGGTATCGTGGATATTAATTCACGAGGGGTTATGTTGACAGAACGAGGTTTGGAAGTGTTAAACCATGCAGAATACTTAACGTATGAGGCTCAGCGTCGACCATTCTACCAAGCTGAACAAGGCTTAAGAGATAGACTAGGCATTCCCAATTGCGTGATTGTTCCTAGTAAAGGGCTTGATGAGGCTCGGGTATTTGAAGCGATGGGGCAGGCAACTGAAGAAGTATTGTTGAATCACTTACATGCCGCTAAGGCGGTCATCGCCGTAACAGGTGGAGCAACCTTATCGCATATCAGTCATGGTTTTTCCAAACGGTTGAGTGAGGGAAGGCAAGTGACTTTCGTTCCTACACGAGGTGGCTTGAGTGCGAGCGTTGAAATTCAGTCCACAAGTGTTGGTAGTATGATGGCTCAGGCAACTGGGGGCGACTATGTTCCTTTGTATATGCCGGAGAACATTGATTTAGCCACTTCTGAGAAGTTGTTAGAAGAACCTTCGATTGCTCAGGTTTTAGATCAGGGCAAGCACGCTGATTGCTTGCTGTTGAGTGTTGGTACGGCTGAGGTTATGGCAGAGCGCCGGAACTTAAATCCAAGCCAACAAGCTGAAATTTGTGAGCAAGGAGCGGTCGGGGAGGCTTTCGGTACTTTCTTTGATAAGCAGGGTCAAGTTGTGTTAAAATATCCTCGTGTGGGAATGCAACTGGAAGATTTAGCGAATATCCCACTAGTCACAACGATTGTCGCAGGCAGCGATAAAGCTGAAGCGATTAAAGCTTTCGCGCAATTAAGTCCACGTTTAGATTGGCTTATATGCGATGAGAGTTTAGCAGAAACGGTTTTAAATGGGGTAACCCTTTTGAAATAA
- a CDS encoding phosphoglycerate kinase encodes MAKKTVRDLDVANKTVLVRVDYNVPMEDGKITDDNRMVQSLETLNYLMDQDAKLVLFAHMGKVKTEEDKAKNDLRPVAEHLSELIGKEVKFSPETSGPDLEAMVKGLEPGDVLLVQNTRYEDIDGKKESGNDPELGKYWASLGDVFVNDAFGTTHRSHASNVGIASHLESAIGFLVERELKFFGEAVDNPERPFVAIVGGAKVSDKINVIEKLLEKADKVLIGGGMAYTFLKAQGKEIGNSLVEDDRLEVAKKVMEEAGNKLELPVDITVADDFSNDANTQIVSVDEIPADWEGLDCGPKTTEKYAEIIKTAKTIVWNGPMGVSEMPTFAKGTIGVCEAIAANEDATSIVGGGDSAAAVAKLGYEDKFTHISTGGGASLQYLEGAPLPGVEAIDDK; translated from the coding sequence ATGGCTAAAAAGACAGTTAGAGATTTAGACGTAGCAAATAAAACCGTCCTTGTACGTGTAGACTATAACGTTCCTATGGAAGATGGCAAGATTACCGACGATAACCGTATGGTTCAATCCTTAGAGACTTTGAATTACTTAATGGACCAAGATGCTAAGCTTGTTCTTTTCGCACACATGGGTAAAGTTAAAACTGAAGAAGATAAGGCTAAGAATGATTTGCGTCCAGTTGCAGAGCATTTGAGTGAATTGATTGGTAAAGAAGTGAAATTCTCGCCAGAAACATCTGGTCCAGACTTAGAGGCAATGGTTAAAGGTCTTGAGCCAGGTGACGTGTTACTTGTACAGAATACGCGTTATGAAGATATTGATGGTAAGAAAGAATCTGGTAATGACCCTGAGTTAGGGAAATACTGGGCTTCTTTAGGTGATGTCTTTGTTAACGATGCTTTCGGTACAACACACCGTTCTCATGCTTCTAACGTAGGTATCGCATCACACTTAGAATCAGCGATTGGCTTCTTAGTTGAACGCGAATTGAAATTCTTCGGTGAAGCGGTTGACAATCCAGAGCGTCCATTTGTAGCGATTGTTGGTGGAGCAAAAGTTTCTGACAAAATTAACGTTATCGAGAAATTACTTGAGAAAGCGGATAAAGTACTTATCGGTGGTGGTATGGCTTATACCTTCTTGAAAGCTCAAGGTAAAGAAATCGGTAACTCCCTTGTAGAAGATGACCGTCTTGAAGTGGCCAAGAAAGTTATGGAAGAAGCCGGGAATAAATTAGAATTACCAGTAGATATCACTGTCGCTGATGATTTCTCAAACGATGCCAATACACAAATTGTTTCTGTGGATGAAATCCCAGCAGATTGGGAAGGCTTAGACTGCGGACCAAAAACAACAGAGAAGTATGCAGAAATCATTAAGACAGCTAAAACCATTGTATGGAATGGGCCAATGGGTGTTTCTGAAATGCCGACCTTTGCTAAAGGAACGATTGGTGTCTGTGAAGCGATTGCAGCGAATGAAGACGCAACGTCAATTGTAGGTGGGGGAGACTCTGCAGCGGCAGTTGCCAAACTTGGCTACGAAGATAAATTCACGCACATCTCAACAGGTGGCGGTGCTTCACTCCAATACTTAGAAGGCGCACCTTTACCAGGTGTTGAAGCAATCGACGATAAGTAA
- the eno gene encoding phosphopyruvate hydratase, which translates to MPLITNVYGREVLDSRGNPTIEVEVTTESGAFGRGIVPSGASTGEHEAVELRDGDKGRYLGKGVTKAVDNVNNVIAEKLIGLDVRNQMAIDTLMIELDGTANKGNLGANAILGVSIAAARAAADYSGVPLYHYLGGFNTKVLPTPMMNIVNGGSHSDAPIAFQEFMIMPVGAPTFKEALRWGAEIFHELKSILSGRGLETSVGDEGGFAPRFEGTEDALDTILEAIKAVNLEPGKDVFIALDCASSEFFEDGVYNYGKFEGEGGAKRSVEEQVDFLEELVNKYPIISIEDGMDENDWDGWKALTERIGEKVQLVGDDLFVTNTEKLAQGIESDTANSILIKVNQIGTLTETFDAIEMAKKAGYTAVVSHRSGETEDATIADIAVATNAGQIKTGSLSRTDRMAKYNQLLRIEDELGELAEYHGVDSFYNINR; encoded by the coding sequence ATGCCATTAATTACAAATGTTTATGGACGTGAAGTATTAGATTCTCGCGGGAATCCTACAATTGAAGTAGAAGTAACAACTGAAAGCGGCGCATTCGGTCGTGGTATTGTTCCTTCAGGTGCTTCAACAGGGGAACACGAAGCTGTTGAATTACGTGATGGTGATAAAGGTCGCTACCTTGGTAAAGGTGTAACTAAAGCTGTTGATAACGTAAACAACGTAATTGCAGAGAAATTAATTGGTTTAGATGTTCGCAACCAAATGGCGATCGACACATTAATGATCGAATTAGACGGCACAGCTAACAAAGGTAACTTAGGTGCTAACGCAATCCTAGGTGTTTCTATTGCTGCTGCACGTGCGGCTGCAGATTACTCTGGTGTACCTTTATATCACTACTTAGGTGGTTTCAATACAAAAGTATTGCCTACACCAATGATGAACATCGTGAACGGTGGTTCTCACTCTGACGCACCAATCGCTTTCCAAGAATTCATGATCATGCCAGTAGGTGCACCTACCTTCAAAGAAGCTCTACGTTGGGGTGCTGAAATCTTCCACGAATTGAAGAGCATTCTTTCTGGTCGTGGCTTAGAGACATCTGTAGGTGACGAAGGTGGTTTTGCTCCACGTTTCGAGGGTACTGAAGATGCTTTAGACACAATCTTAGAAGCTATTAAAGCCGTTAACTTAGAACCAGGTAAAGACGTATTTATCGCTTTAGACTGTGCTTCTTCAGAATTCTTCGAGGACGGTGTGTACAACTATGGTAAGTTCGAAGGTGAAGGTGGCGCGAAACGTTCTGTTGAAGAACAAGTTGACTTCTTAGAAGAATTGGTTAACAAATATCCAATTATCTCAATCGAAGACGGTATGGACGAAAACGACTGGGATGGTTGGAAAGCTTTAACTGAGCGTATTGGTGAAAAAGTACAATTAGTTGGTGACGACTTATTTGTAACTAACACTGAAAAATTAGCTCAAGGTATTGAATCTGATACGGCAAACTCAATTCTTATTAAAGTTAACCAAATCGGTACATTGACTGAAACATTTGATGCAATTGAAATGGCTAAGAAAGCTGGTTACACAGCCGTTGTATCTCACCGTTCTGGTGAAACGGAAGACGCTACAATTGCTGACATTGCTGTTGCAACAAATGCTGGTCAAATTAAGACAGGTTCATTGTCTCGTACAGACCGTATGGCTAAATACAACCAATTACTTCGCATCGAAGACGAATTGGGTGAATTAGCTGAATACCATGGCGTTGACTCATTCTACAACATCAATCGCTAA
- the gap gene encoding type I glyceraldehyde-3-phosphate dehydrogenase, whose product MAIRVAINGFGRIGRLVFRRIVETDSNLEVVAINDLTDNDNLAYLLKYDTAHGRFDADVELQGDNLVVNGKEIKVFEERDARDLPWGDLDIDIVLECTGFYTSDEASQAHIDAGAKRVLISAPAKGDVKTVVHGVNHDVLTADDKIVSAASCTTNSLAPVVKVLHDNFGIKTGTMMTVHAYTATQVLQDGPSRKAYRDGRAAAQNIIPSSTGAAKAIGLVIPELNGLLDGGSLRVPTVTGSHTIFYSLLEKKVSVDEINAAMKEAANESFAYNEDDIVSSDIIGFPAGSIFDATLTEIQEANDGSQIVKTVAWYDNEAGFVANMVRTLEHFASL is encoded by the coding sequence ATGGCAATTAGAGTAGCAATTAATGGTTTTGGACGTATCGGTCGTTTGGTGTTCCGTCGTATTGTTGAAACTGACTCAAACTTAGAGGTTGTGGCAATCAACGACTTAACTGACAATGATAACTTAGCTTACTTATTGAAATATGACACAGCTCATGGTCGTTTCGATGCAGATGTTGAATTACAAGGTGACAACTTAGTTGTTAACGGTAAAGAAATCAAAGTATTCGAAGAGCGTGATGCAAGAGATTTACCATGGGGCGACTTAGACATCGATATCGTTCTTGAGTGTACTGGTTTCTACACTTCTGACGAAGCTTCTCAAGCTCACATCGATGCAGGTGCTAAACGCGTATTAATCTCTGCACCAGCTAAAGGTGACGTGAAGACTGTTGTTCACGGAGTTAACCATGATGTATTGACAGCTGATGACAAGATTGTTTCTGCTGCTTCATGTACAACAAACTCTTTAGCACCAGTTGTTAAAGTATTACATGATAACTTCGGTATCAAGACAGGTACAATGATGACAGTTCATGCTTACACTGCAACACAAGTGTTACAAGATGGACCTAGCCGTAAAGCTTACCGTGATGGACGTGCAGCTGCACAAAACATCATCCCATCTTCAACAGGTGCTGCTAAAGCAATCGGTTTAGTTATCCCTGAATTGAATGGTCTATTAGACGGTGGATCATTACGTGTTCCTACAGTTACAGGTTCACACACTATCTTCTATTCATTATTAGAGAAGAAAGTATCTGTAGATGAAATCAACGCAGCGATGAAGGAAGCAGCGAACGAATCATTCGCATACAATGAAGATGACATTGTATCTTCTGATATCATCGGCTTCCCTGCAGGATCAATCTTCGATGCAACCTTAACTGAAATCCAAGAAGCTAACGATGGTTCACAAATCGTTAAGACTGTAGCATGGTATGATAACGAAGCTGGTTTCGTTGCAAACATGGTACGTACGTTAGAACACTTCGCTTCACTATAA
- the tpiA gene encoding triose-phosphate isomerase — MSRKPIIAGNWKMNKTASEAKAFVEAVKDQIPAADVVDTVVGSPALFLETIKAESQETDLKAAAQNCYWEDEGAFTGETSPKALANLGVEYVIIGHSERREYFGETDEDINKKAKAIFANGMIPIICCGETLEQREAGETADFVSGQVKAALDGLTEEQIATAVVAYEPIWAIGTGKSSSAELANETCGVVRQAIADVTSEEVAEKVRIQYGGSVKPENIAEYMAQEHIDGALVGGASLEPDSFVALLEAVK, encoded by the coding sequence ATGTCTAGAAAACCTATTATTGCCGGCAACTGGAAGATGAATAAAACAGCAAGCGAAGCGAAAGCTTTCGTTGAAGCGGTTAAAGATCAAATTCCAGCAGCCGACGTAGTTGATACAGTGGTTGGTTCCCCTGCTTTATTCTTAGAAACAATTAAAGCAGAAAGCCAAGAAACTGATTTAAAAGCAGCTGCACAAAACTGCTATTGGGAAGATGAAGGAGCTTTTACAGGGGAAACTAGCCCGAAAGCTCTGGCTAATTTAGGGGTTGAATATGTTATTATCGGTCACTCTGAGCGCCGTGAATATTTCGGTGAAACGGATGAAGACATTAACAAGAAAGCTAAAGCCATCTTTGCCAATGGTATGATTCCAATTATTTGCTGCGGTGAAACGTTAGAACAACGTGAAGCTGGCGAAACAGCAGATTTTGTATCTGGTCAGGTGAAAGCGGCCCTAGACGGCTTAACAGAAGAACAGATTGCAACAGCCGTTGTGGCTTATGAACCAATTTGGGCAATCGGTACAGGTAAATCATCTTCTGCCGAATTAGCTAATGAAACATGTGGCGTCGTTCGTCAAGCGATTGCTGATGTGACTTCTGAAGAAGTAGCTGAGAAAGTTCGCATCCAATATGGTGGCTCTGTTAAACCAGAGAATATCGCTGAATACATGGCTCAAGAGCATATCGATGGAGCTTTAGTTGGTGGAGCAAGTTTAGAGCCAGATTCTTTTGTCGCATTATTGGAGGCTGTTAAATAA
- the gpmI gene encoding 2,3-bisphosphoglycerate-independent phosphoglycerate mutase, translated as MSKSPVALIILDGFAIRDEVKGNAVKAAKKPNFDRYWNTFPHNQLRADGEHVGLPEGQMGNSEVGHMNIGAGRIVYQSLSRINNSIKDGSMFESEELIQAIDHAKENGKALHLMGLVSDGGVHSHYEHLFALVRMAKERGLDKVYIHAFLDGRDVGPSTAAGFLEDTEKVLAEVGVGQIATVSGRYYAMDRDNRWERVQKAYDAIVHGVGPKETSAVEGVRKSYDSEVYDEFVVPFVVTDENGEPIAKLGNGDSAVFFNFRPDRAIQLSTALSNPGFNGFDRGEALQDLTFVTFTPYSDTVLSQIVYKKEDLKNTIGEVLQDNGKAQLRIAETEKYPHVTFFMNGGSHEEFKGEERILIPSPKVATYDLKPEMSAYEVKDALVDKINEDTIDAIILNFANPDMVGHSGMLEPTVKAIEAVDECLGEVVDLILAKGGYAIITADHGNSDEVIDIEGNPMTAHTTNPVPVIITKEGITIRDGGILADLAPTMLDLLNIEQPEEMTGQSLIEH; from the coding sequence ATGAGCAAATCACCTGTCGCATTAATTATTCTGGATGGGTTTGCTATTCGTGACGAAGTTAAAGGGAATGCGGTAAAAGCTGCAAAGAAACCGAACTTCGATCGTTACTGGAATACATTCCCGCACAATCAACTACGCGCTGACGGTGAACATGTTGGTTTACCTGAAGGGCAAATGGGGAACTCAGAAGTTGGACATATGAATATCGGTGCTGGTCGCATCGTCTACCAATCACTTTCTCGTATCAATAACTCCATCAAAGATGGTAGCATGTTTGAAAGCGAAGAGTTAATTCAAGCCATTGACCATGCAAAAGAGAATGGTAAAGCCCTTCATTTAATGGGACTTGTCTCAGATGGTGGGGTACACTCTCATTATGAGCATTTATTTGCCTTAGTTAGAATGGCTAAAGAACGTGGACTTGATAAGGTGTATATCCACGCTTTCTTAGACGGTCGTGACGTGGGTCCTTCGACAGCAGCAGGCTTCTTAGAAGATACTGAGAAAGTTTTAGCAGAAGTTGGCGTAGGTCAAATCGCAACGGTCTCAGGACGTTACTATGCAATGGACCGCGATAACCGTTGGGAACGTGTACAGAAAGCCTATGACGCGATTGTCCATGGTGTAGGTCCGAAAGAAACTTCAGCAGTTGAAGGGGTTCGCAAGTCATATGATTCTGAAGTTTATGATGAGTTCGTTGTACCATTCGTGGTAACGGACGAAAACGGTGAACCAATTGCTAAACTTGGCAATGGTGACTCTGCTGTCTTCTTTAACTTCCGTCCAGACCGGGCGATTCAACTTTCAACCGCTTTAAGCAACCCAGGCTTTAACGGCTTTGACCGAGGAGAAGCTTTACAGGACTTAACTTTTGTGACCTTTACGCCGTATTCTGATACCGTATTAAGTCAAATTGTTTATAAGAAAGAAGATTTGAAGAATACGATTGGTGAAGTTCTCCAAGATAACGGCAAGGCACAATTGCGTATTGCTGAAACTGAGAAATATCCACATGTAACCTTCTTTATGAATGGTGGTAGCCACGAAGAATTTAAAGGGGAAGAGCGCATTCTTATTCCTTCACCGAAAGTGGCAACTTACGACTTAAAACCAGAAATGTCAGCTTATGAAGTGAAAGATGCCCTAGTGGATAAAATCAATGAAGATACGATTGATGCTATCATCTTAAACTTTGCTAACCCTGACATGGTCGGACACAGTGGGATGTTAGAGCCGACTGTCAAAGCAATTGAAGCAGTCGACGAATGCTTGGGCGAAGTGGTAGACCTTATCCTTGCAAAAGGTGGTTATGCTATCATTACTGCCGACCACGGTAACTCAGATGAAGTTATTGATATAGAGGGTAACCCAATGACGGCGCATACAACAAATCCAGTACCAGTTATTATTACCAAAGAAGGAATCACCATCCGTGATGGCGGTATCTTAGCCGACTTGGCTCCAACAATGCTGGATTTATTAAATATTGAGCAACCAGAAGAAATGACAGGTCAAAGCCTTATTGAACATTAA